In Thermoanaerobaculia bacterium, the DNA window ACGTCGATTCCGGAAGCGAGCGCAGCGGCGAACGCCGGGTCGTTCTTCTCCTCGCCGGTGTGGAAGCGCAGGTTCTCGAGGAGGAGCAGGTCGCCGTCCTTCATCCGGCCGATCTCGGCGTGGACTTCGTCGCCGACGCAGTCGGACGCGAAAGGCACGGGCCGTCCGAGCTTTTCGGCGAGGACGAGCGCGACCGGCCGGAGCGAGAGCGTCTCATCCCGCCTCCCCCTGGGCTTCCCGAGATGGCTCGCGATCACGAGCCGCGCGCCCTTTTCGAGCGCCCGGCGGATCGTCGGGAGCGTCTGGACGATCCGCATGTCGTCGGCGACCGCGCCGTCTTTCAACGGGACGTTGAAGTCGACGCGCAGGAAAACGGTCTTGCCTTTGAGGTCCAGATCGTCGAGCAGCTTCATTTCGGGGATACTAGCGCGGGAGTGCGCGTTCCCGAGCCGAGAGACCGCGTATTATCCCGCCGGTGGATCTTTTTCGCCCTTTGTACTGGGATGCCGGCAAGCTCAAGCTCCTCGATCAGCGGCTGCTGCCCGGGCAGGAGGTCTGGCTCGATCTCTGGACTCCCGATGAGGTCGCCGAGGCGATCCGGTCGATGGCGGTTCGCGGCGCGCCGGCGATCGGAGCCGCCGCCGGCTTCGGAATCGCTCTCGCGTTTCGTTCTCCGGACGGATCTCCCCGCGAGAGACTGAAGCGCGCCGCGGCCGCGATTCGTGCGGCGCGTCCGACGGCCCGAGACCTCTTCGCCGCCGTCGAGCGGATGGAGCGGGCGTTCGCCCGTGTCGAGGCGCGTCCCGCCGCCGAGATCGCGGCGGCCATGGAGGCGGAGGCGATCGCGCTCTCCGAGGAGGGAATCGAGGCGTGCCGGGCGATCGGCCGCCACGGCGCAGTACTGCTCTCCGACGGCGTCACCGTGCTCACGCACTGCAACGCCGGCGCGCTCGCGACTTCGGGCTACGGGACGGCGCTCGGGGTGATTCGCGGCGCCGTCGAATCGGGAAAGGCGATCCGCGTGCTCGCCGACGAAACCCGGCCGTTTCTCCAGGGAGCGCGGTTGACGGCATGGGAGCTCCAGCGC includes these proteins:
- the pgk gene encoding phosphoglycerate kinase yields the protein MKLLDDLDLKGKTVFLRVDFNVPLKDGAVADDMRIVQTLPTIRRALEKGARLVIASHLGKPRGRRDETLSLRPVALVLAEKLGRPVPFASDCVGDEVHAEIGRMKDGDLLLLENLRFHTGEEKNDPAFAAALASGIDVYIDDAFGAAHRPHASIVGVPAHARQRGAGLLMDAELRNLSKILEPERPFAAILGGAKISTKIEPLEALAEIADLLLVGGGMANHFVAALGLPVGKSLLEEDRVPTAREILNLCRDEGKNLALP
- the mtnA gene encoding S-methyl-5-thioribose-1-phosphate isomerase, with the translated sequence MDLFRPLYWDAGKLKLLDQRLLPGQEVWLDLWTPDEVAEAIRSMAVRGAPAIGAAAGFGIALAFRSPDGSPRERLKRAAAAIRAARPTARDLFAAVERMERAFARVEARPAAEIAAAMEAEAIALSEEGIEACRAIGRHGAVLLSDGVTVLTHCNAGALATSGYGTALGVIRGAVESGKAIRVLADETRPFLQGARLTAWELQRDGIPVEIITDGMAGHFLKSGEISAVVVGADRIAANGDVANKIGTYALAVLARENGVPFYVAAPTTTIDRSLADGSSIPIENRSSGEVVRIAGFVIAPEGVLARHPAFDVTPARYITAIVTEKGVHYPPYADSLPR